In one window of Brassica rapa cultivar Chiifu-401-42 chromosome A07, CAAS_Brap_v3.01, whole genome shotgun sequence DNA:
- the LOC103830964 gene encoding alpha-xylosidase 1: MASPKTAVSSLSLLVALIICFSPVHSSNTIGKGYRLISVEESPDGGFIGYLQVKQKTNIYGSDITTLRLFVKHETDNRLRVHITDARKQRWEVPYNLLPREQPPPAGKVIGKSPTTVHEISGSELIFSFTKDPFTFAVKRKSNGQTLFNTSSDSASPFGQMVFKDQYLEISTSLPKDASLYGLGENSQAKGIKLVPNEPYTLYTEDVSAINLNTDLYGSHPVYMDLRNVGGKPYAHAVLLLNSNGMDVFYRGTSLTYKVTGGVFDFYFVAGPSPLDVVDQYTSLIGRPAPMPYWSLGFHQCRWGYHNLSVVEDVVDSYKKAKIPLDVIWNDDDHMDAHKDFTLNNISYPRAKLLKFLDRIHKMGMKYIVINDPGIGVNASYGVYQRAMANDVFIKYEGKPFLAQVWPGPVYFPDFLNPKTVAWWGDEIRRFHELVPIDGLWIDMNEVSNFCSGLCTIPKGKQCPSGEGPGWICCLDCKNITKTRWDDPPYKINATGVTAPVGFKTIATSALHYNGVREYDAHSLYGFSETIATHKGLQSIQGKRPFILSRSTFVGSGRYAAHWTGDNKGTWQSLRVSISTMLNFGIFGVPMVGSDICGFYPQPTEELCNRWIEVGAFYPFSRDHANYYSPRQELYQWDTVAKSARNALGMRYKLLPYLYTLSYEAHMTGAPMARPLFFSFPEYTKCYGLSTQFLLGTSLMISPVLKKGRTQVKALFPPGSWYHMFDMTQAVVTKTGKRVALPAPLHFVNVHLYQNTILPMQQGGLISKEARTTPFSLVITFPAGATEGYATGKLYLDEDELPEMKLGNGQSTYVDFYASVGNGTVKMWSQVKEGKFALSKGWVIEKVSVLGLKGAGSASEIEINGSPISNEAKKIEVSSKEHTYVVGLEEEGENKSVMVEVKGLEMMVGKDFNMSWKMGINGAN, encoded by the exons ATGGCTTCTCCAAAAACTGCTGTttcatctctttctcttcttgtaGCTTTAATCATCTGTTTTTCACCCGTCCACTCCTCAAACACCATCGGCAAAGGCTACCGTTTGATCTCAGTCGAAGAATCTCCAGACGGTGGTTTCATCGGCTACCTCCAAGTCAAACAGAAGACCAATATCTACGGCTCAGATATCACCACTCTCCGTCTCTTCGTCAA ACACGAGACTGACAATCGCCTCCGTGTTCACATCACCGACGCAAGGAAACAACGATGGGAGGTTCCATACAACCTCCTCCCCCGCGAACAGCCACCACCGGCGGGGAAAGTCATCGGAAAATCTCCGACCACAGTCCATGAGATCTCAGGCTCCGAGCTGATCTTCTCCTTCACCAAAGACCCATTCACATTCGCCGTGAAACGTAAATCCAACGGCCAAACGCTCTTCAACACAAGCTCAGACTCAGCCTCACCCTTCGGACAAATGGTGTTCAAAGACCAGTACCTAGAGATCTCAACTTCATTACCCAAAGACGCATCACTCTACGGTCTAGGCGAAAACTCGCAAGCCAAGGGGATCAAGCTCGTCCCTAACGAGCCTTACACTCTCTACACGGAGGATGTGTCGGCGATAAACTTAAACACCGATCTGTACGGTTCGCATCCGGTTTACATGGATCTGAGGAACGTTGGAGGTAAACCGTATGCTCATGCGGTTCTGCTTCTCAATAGTAATGGTATGGATGTGTTTTATAGAGGAACGTCTTTGACTTACAAAGTCACCGGAGGagtttttgatttttacttCGTCGCTGGACCTTCGCCGCTTGATGTCGTTGATCAGTACACTTCGTTAATTGGACGGCCAGCTCCAATGCCGTACTGGTCTCTAG GCTTTCACCAATGTAGATGGGGATACCATAACTTATCAGTCGTTGAAGACGTGGTTGATAGTTACAAAAAGGCTAAGATCCCACTTGATGTGATATGGAACGATGATGATCACATGGACGCACACAAAGACTTCACACTGAATAACATTAGCTACCCTCGTGCTAAGCTATTGAAGTTTTTGGACAGAATCCACAAGATGGGAATGAAGTATATTGTCATCAACGATCCTGGTATTGGCGTCAACGCTAGCTACGGTGTCTACCAACGAGCCATGGCCAACGACGTGTTCATCAAGTATGAAGGAAAGCCTTTCTTAGCTCAAGTCTGGCCCGGTCCGGTTTATTTTCCTGACTTCCTTAACCCTAAGACGGTCGCTTGGTGGGGAGATGAGATCCGCCGCTTCCATGAACTAGTCCCTATAGATGGTCTATGGATCGACATGAACGAAGTGTCAAACTTTTGCTCAGGGCTATGCACAATCCCAAAGGGGAAGCAGTGTCCTAGCGGAGAAGGACCTGGTTGGATTTGTTGCTTGGACTGCAAGAATATAACAAAAACTAGATGGGATGATCCTCCTTACAAGATCAATGCTACTGGAGTTACAGCTCCCGTCGGTTTCAAGACCATTGCCACAAGTGCTTTACATTACAACGGTGTAAGAGAGTACGATGCTCATAGTCTCTACGGATTCTCCGAGACCATTGCCACACACAAGGGTTTACAGTCTATCCAAGGCAAACGTCCTTTCATTTTATCCCGGTCTACTTTCGTCGGTTCGGGTCGGTACGCTGCTCATTGGACCGGAGATAACAAAGGAACATGGCAGAGCTTGCGAGTGTCTATCTCAACAATGTTGAACTTCGGAATCTTCGGTGTCCCTATGGTTGGTTCAGACATTTGTGGGTTCTACCCTCAACCAACAGAGGAACTTTGCAACCGTTGGATCGAAGTAGGCGCGTTTTATCCCTTCTCGAGGGATCACGCAAACTACTACTCTCCAAGACAAGAGCTATACCAATGGGACACGGTTGCGAAGTCAGCTCGTAACGCTCTTGGTATGAGATACAAACTCCTTCCATACCTCTACACTCTTAGCTACGAGGCTCATATGACCGGTGCGCCAATGGCTAGACCGCTCTTCTTCTCGTTCCCTGAGTACACCAAATGTTACGGCTTGAGCACACAGTTCTTGCTAGGCACCAGCTTGATGATATCTCCTGTTCTCAAAAAAGGCAGAACACAAGTTAAAGCTCTGTTCCCACCAGGCTCTTGGTACCACATGTTCGACATGACTCAAGCCGTTGTGACCAAGACGGGGAAGCGCGTGGCTCTCCCCGCTCCGTTGCACTTCGTGAACGTTCATCTTTACCAGAACACTATATTACCCATGCAACAAGGAGGGTTGATATCTAAAGAAGCTAGAACGACGCCGTTTAGTCTAGTTATTACGTTCCCCGCGGGAGCTACCGAGGGATACGCGACGGGTAAGCTCTACCTAGACGAGGACGAGCTTCCGGAGATGAAGCTAGGAAACGGACAGTCCACGTACGTTGACTTTTATGCTTCGGTCGGAAATGGAACTGTGAAGATGTGGTCGCAAGTGAAGGAAGGGAAGTTTGCGTTGAGCAAAGGATGGGTCATTGAGAAAGTTAGTGTGTTGGGACTCAAAGGAGCGGGGTCAGCTTCTGAGATTGAGATCAATGGAAGTCCGATCTCGAACGAGGCTAAGAAGATTGAGGTAAGCTCGAAGGAGCATACTTATGTGGTTGGGTTGGAAGAGGAAGGAGAGAACAAGAGTGTGATGGTTGAAGTTAAAGGACTTGAGATGATGGTTGGTAAGGACTTCAACATGTCGTGGAAGATGGGTATTAATGGTGCAAATTAA
- the LOC103830965 gene encoding ethylene-responsive transcription factor ERF118, which yields MVEISKQQSLVDMKKPKRSNSLLSLSSHPQDTHQPLRKVRIIVNDPYATDDSSSDEEEVVKQPRQVKRIVREVNFPPLEPPRVEPSVSSSQDSTKTTSKKVVSASASASPALRPKKRVGVRQRKWGKWAAEIRHPITKIRTWLGTFDTEEAAYQAYIEKRREYDALVGITNDSVSETSQCSRSSPLEQDTSASALTCVKPKEEVEVKIPTTDVDSGKEVLFDFNFADLPIPDFGFFEEPMGPAGVNEEDLDFDCFFTDDQLDDFGLLDDINGFGDCGPSALPDFDFADLGLELPGSGFLGDQNVPQHITCTRKSFAT from the coding sequence ATGGTAGAGATAAGTAAACAACAGTCTTTGGTTGACATGAAGAAACCAAAGAGAAGCAACTCTTTATTATCTTTATCATCCCATCCTCAGGATACCCACCAGCCTCTGAGAAAAGTTCGGATCATCGTCAACGATCCTTACGCAACTGATGATTCCTCTAGCGACGAGGAAGAAGTGGTTAAGCAGCCTCGCCAAGTGAAACGCATCGTCCGTGAAGTTAACTTCCCACCTCTCGAACCTCCTCGTGTCGAGCCTTCCGTGTCTTCCTCCCAAGACAGTACCAAAACCACCAGCAAGAAGGTAGTATCAGCATCAGCATCAGCATCACCTGCTCTAAGGCCTAAGAAGCGTGTTGGCGTTAGGCAGAGGAAGTGGGGGAAGTGGGCTGCTGAGATCAGACATCCAATCACTAAAATCAGGACTTGGTTGGGTACTTTTGATACCGAAGAAGCAGCTTATCAAGCTTACatagagaagaggagagagtATGATGCACTTGTCGGCATCACTAATGATTCTGTTTCCGAGACTAGTCAATGCTCTCGCTCTTCTCCCCTTGAGCAAGACACTTCAGCTTCGGCTCTCACTTGTGTCAAGCCTAAGGAAGAAGTAGAGGTCAAGATTCCTACAACTGATGTTGATTCGGGCAAGGAAGTGTTGTTCGATTTCAACTTTGCTGATCTGCCGATCCCTGATTTTGGTTTCTTTGAGGAACCAATGGGACCTGCTGGTGTTAACGAGGAAGACCTAGACTTTGATTGTTTCTTTactgatgatcagcttgatgacTTTGGTCTGCTCGATGACATTAACGGGTTTGGAGACTGTGGTCCGAGTGCTTTACCGGACTTTGACTTTGCAGATCTTGGGCTCGAGCTACCTGGTTCTGGTTTCCTTGGTGATCAGAACGTTCCTCAACACATCACTTGCACCAGGAAAAGTTTTGCAACTTga
- the LOC103830968 gene encoding 3-ketoacyl-CoA synthase 6 — MSQATMPDFSSSVKLKYVKLGYQYLVNHFLSLLLIPIMAIIAVELLRMGPEDILNVWNSLHFDIVQVLCSSFLVIFISTVYFMSKPRTVYLVDYSCYKPPVTCRVPFATFMEHSRLILKDSPKSVEFQMRILERSGLGEETCLPPAIHYIPPTPTMDEARSEAQMVIFTAMDDLFKKTGLLPKDIDILIVNCSLFSPTPSLSAMVINKYKLRSNIKSFNLSGMGCSAGLISVDLARDLLQVHPNSNAVIVSTEIITPNYYKGNERAMLLPNCLFRMGSAAILMSNRRSDRWRAKYKLCHLVRTHRGADDKSFYCVYEQEDREGKIGINLSKDLMAIAGEALKANITTIGPLVLPASEQLLFLLSLIGRKIFNLKWKPYIPDFKLAFEHFCIHAGGRAVIDELQKNLQLSGEHVEASRMTLHRFGNTSSSSLWYELCYIESKGRMRRGDRVWQIAFGSGFKCNSAVWKCNRTIKTPKDGPWSDCIDRYPVFIPEVVKL; from the exons ATGTCTCAAGCAACGATGCCAGATTTTTCTAGCTCGGTGAAGCTCAAGTATGTGAAACTTGGCTATCAATACTTAGTCAATCACTTCTTGAGTCTTCTTTTGATCCCCATCATGGCAATCATCGCCGTTGAGCTTCTTCGGATGGGTCCAGAAGATATTCTTAATGTTTGGAACTCACTTCACTTTGACATAGTTCAGGTCCTATGTTCTTCTTTCCTTGTTATCTTCATCTCCACCGTGTACTTCATGTCCAAGCCACGCACCGTCTACCTTGTTGACTACTCTTGTTACAAACCGCCTGTCACGTGCCGTGTCCCCTTCGCAACTTTCATGGAACATTCACGTTTGATCCTTAAGGACTCGCCTAAGAGCGTTGAGTTTCAAATGCGAATCCTTGAACGTTCTGGTCTAGGTGAAGAGACTTGTCTCCCACCAGCTATTCATTACATTCCTCCGACACCAACCATGGACGAGGCAAGAAGCGAGGCTCAGATGGTTATCTTCACGGCTATGGATGATCTCTTCAAGAAAACTGGTCTTCTGCCTAAAGACATCGACATACTCATTGTCAACTGCTCTCTCTTCTCGCCCACCCCATCGCTCTCAGCAATGGTCATCAACAAATATAAGCTTAGGAGCAACATTAAAAGCTTTAATCTCTCTGGGATGGGCTGCAGCGCGGGCCTGATCTCAGTCGATCTGGCCCGTGATCTCCTTCAGGTTCATCCCAATTCTAATGCGGTCATTGTCAGCACCGAGATCATAACTCCTAACTACTACAAAGGGAACGAGAGAGCCATGTTGCTTCCCAACTGTCTCTTCCGCATGGGATCCGCGGCAATTCTTATGTCAAACCGTCGGTCTGACCGGTGGAGAGCCAAGTACAAGCTTTGCCACCTTGTCCGGACTCACCGTGGCGCTGACGACAAGTCTTTCTACTGCGTCTATGAACAGGAAGATAGAGAAGGAAAAATTGGCATCAACTTGTCCAAAGATCTTATGGCCATCGCCGGTGAAGCCCTCAAGGCTAACATCACCACAATag GTCCTCTGGTCCTACCAGCATCAGAGCAACTCCTCTTCCTCTTGTCTTTAATCGGACGTAAAATCTTTAACCTGAAATGGAAACCATACATACCTGATTTCAAGCTAGCCTTCGAACACTTCTGCATCCATGCAGGAGGTAGAGCCGTAATCGATGAACTCCAAAAGAATCTACAGCTATCTGGAGAACACGTGGAAGCCTCGAGAATGACATTACATCGTTTTGGTAACACATCATCGTCATCGCTGTGGTACGAGCTTTGCTACATCGAGTCTAAAGGGAGAATGAGGAGAGGAGATCGAGTTTGGCAGATTGCGTTTGGAAGTGGTTTCAAGTGTAACTCTGCTGTCTGGAAATGTAACCGTACGATTAAGACACCTAAGGATGGACCATGGTCCGATTGTATCGACCGTTACCCTGTCTTTATCCCTGAAGTTGTTAAACTTTGA
- the LOC103830969 gene encoding zinc finger protein CONSTANS-LIKE 6 isoform X1, giving the protein MMKSLANAVGGKTARACDSCVKKRARWYCAADDAFLCHSCDSSVHSANPLACRHERVRLKTASAGKHRHASSSPPHPATWHQGFTRKARTPRGGKKSHTMVFHDLVPEMSSEDQRYEVEEQLIFEVPVLNPMGNEQCLKETKIVFPMMPVCFKSNEEEDDNTESCLNGLFPTEMELAQFSADVETLLGGGTDREFHAMEEIGFGEMLKIEKEEVKEEEEVATREVCDLDDANETSPFEISFDYESSHKTAFEEDDEKEDVMKNLVDVGVNEVTGRIKEEKKEKVLMLRLDYETVISTWGSQGTPWTALKPSEIDLDMLCCQTNSMCESGGEAHHHNHFPGLGLHMREAGDGGREARVSRYREKRRTRLFSKKIRYEVRKLNAEKRPRMKGRFVKRSSIVAAH; this is encoded by the exons ATGATGAAAAGTTTGGCTAATGCGGTTGGTGGAAAGACGGCAAGGGCATGCGATAGCTGCGTGAAGAAGCGAGCGCGTTGGTATTGTGCAGCTGATGATGCTTTCCTTTGCCATTCTTGTGACAGTTCGGTCCACTCAGCGAACCCTCTTGCCTGTAGGCACGAGAGAGTTCGCTTGAAAACGGCTAGTGCCGGGAAGCATCGTCACGCCTCCTCCTCACCACCTCATCCAGCCACGTGGCATCAGGGATTTACACGTAAAGCTCGGACACCACGTGGAGGAAAGAAAAGCCACACGATGGTTTTTCATGATCTTGTGCCGGAGATGAGCTCGGAGGACCAGAGATATGAAGTGGAAGAGCAGCTCATCTTTGAAGTACCGGTGCTGAATCCAATGGGTAATGAACAATGcttaaaagaaacaaagattGTGTTCCCAATGATGCCCGTATGTTTCAAGAGCAACGAGGAAGAAGACGACAACACTGAGAGTTGTCTTAATGGGTTATTCCCGACCGAAATGGAACTGGCTCAGTTCTCAGCTGATGTGGAGACTCTCCTCGGTGGAGGGACAGATCGAGAATTCCATGCCATGGAAGAGATAGGGTTTGGTGAGATGCTAAAGATTGAAAAAGAAGAGGtgaaggaagaggaagaagtcgCAACAAGAGAAGTGTGTGATCTAGATGACGCTAATGAGACTTCTCCATTTGAAATAAGCTTCGATTACGAGTCCTCACACAAGACGGCATtcgaagaagatgatgagaaAGAAGACGTTATGAAGAATCTAGTGGACGTGGGAGTGAATGAGGTGACTGGTAGgattaaagaagagaagaaggagaaggttCTTATGCTTAGATTGGACTACGAAACCGTGATTTCCACTTGGGGTAGCCAAGGAACCCCATGGACCGCCCTCAAGCCGTCTGAAATAGACCTGGACATGCTTTGTTGCCAAACCAATTCCATG TGTGAAAGTGGAGGAGAAGCTCATCATCACAACCACTTCCCCGGCCTAGGGTTACACATGAGAGAAGCTGGGGATGGAGGAAGAGAAGCTAGGGTTTCAAGATACCGAGAGAAAAGGAGGACAAGGTTGTTCTCCAAAAAGATAAGGTACGAGGTACGTAAATTGAATGCTGAGAAAAGGCCTCGAATGAAAGGAAGGTTCGTGAAGAGATCTTCAATTGTTGCTGC tcACTAG
- the LOC103830969 gene encoding zinc finger protein CONSTANS-LIKE 6 isoform X3 → MMKSLANAVGGKTARACDSCVKKRARWYCAADDAFLCHSCDSSVHSANPLACRHERVRLKTASAGKHRHASSSPPHPATWHQGFTRKARTPRGGKKSHTMVFHDLVPEMSSEDQRYEVEEQLIFEVPVLNPMGNEQCLKETKIVFPMMPVCFKSNEEEDDNTESCLNGLFPTEMELAQFSADVETLLGGGTDREFHAMEEIGFGEMLKIEKEEVKEEEEVATREVCDLDDANETSPFEISFDYESSHKTAFEEDDEKEDVMKNLVDVGVNEVTGRIKEEKKEKVLMLRLDYETVISTWGSQGTPWTALKPSEIDLDMLCCQTNSMVRVLALSSDQYNIYTTGSLMVETYKKDFITILGISLKLSCKTFFFCYWTAPPPVIIT, encoded by the exons ATGATGAAAAGTTTGGCTAATGCGGTTGGTGGAAAGACGGCAAGGGCATGCGATAGCTGCGTGAAGAAGCGAGCGCGTTGGTATTGTGCAGCTGATGATGCTTTCCTTTGCCATTCTTGTGACAGTTCGGTCCACTCAGCGAACCCTCTTGCCTGTAGGCACGAGAGAGTTCGCTTGAAAACGGCTAGTGCCGGGAAGCATCGTCACGCCTCCTCCTCACCACCTCATCCAGCCACGTGGCATCAGGGATTTACACGTAAAGCTCGGACACCACGTGGAGGAAAGAAAAGCCACACGATGGTTTTTCATGATCTTGTGCCGGAGATGAGCTCGGAGGACCAGAGATATGAAGTGGAAGAGCAGCTCATCTTTGAAGTACCGGTGCTGAATCCAATGGGTAATGAACAATGcttaaaagaaacaaagattGTGTTCCCAATGATGCCCGTATGTTTCAAGAGCAACGAGGAAGAAGACGACAACACTGAGAGTTGTCTTAATGGGTTATTCCCGACCGAAATGGAACTGGCTCAGTTCTCAGCTGATGTGGAGACTCTCCTCGGTGGAGGGACAGATCGAGAATTCCATGCCATGGAAGAGATAGGGTTTGGTGAGATGCTAAAGATTGAAAAAGAAGAGGtgaaggaagaggaagaagtcgCAACAAGAGAAGTGTGTGATCTAGATGACGCTAATGAGACTTCTCCATTTGAAATAAGCTTCGATTACGAGTCCTCACACAAGACGGCATtcgaagaagatgatgagaaAGAAGACGTTATGAAGAATCTAGTGGACGTGGGAGTGAATGAGGTGACTGGTAGgattaaagaagagaagaaggagaaggttCTTATGCTTAGATTGGACTACGAAACCGTGATTTCCACTTGGGGTAGCCAAGGAACCCCATGGACCGCCCTCAAGCCGTCTGAAATAGACCTGGACATGCTTTGTTGCCAAACCAATTCCATGGTACGTGTACTTGCCCTATCTTCTGatcaatataatatttatacaaCCGGATCTTTAATGGTCGAAACGTATAAAAAGGATTTTATTACAATTTTAGGGATAAGTCTCAAACTAT CttgtaaaactttttttttttgttactggaCCGCACCACCGCCTGTTATTATTACATAA
- the LOC103830969 gene encoding zinc finger protein CONSTANS-LIKE 6 isoform X4, which yields MMKSLANAVGGKTARACDSCVKKRARWYCAADDAFLCHSCDSSVHSANPLACRHERVRLKTASAGKHRHASSSPPHPATWHQGFTRKARTPRGGKKSHTMVFHDLVPEMSSEDQRYEVEEQLIFEVPVLNPMGNEQCLKETKIVFPMMPVCFKSNEEEDDNTESCLNGLFPTEMELAQFSADVETLLGGGTDREFHAMEEIGFGEMLKIEKEEVKEEEEVATREVCDLDDANETSPFEISFDYESSHKTAFEEDDEKEDVMKNLVDVGVNEVTGRIKEEKKEKVLMLRLDYETVISTWGSQGTPWTALKPSEIDLDMLCCQTNSMVRVLALSSDQYNIYTTGSLMVETYKKDFITILGISLKLFFCYWTAPPPVIIT from the exons ATGATGAAAAGTTTGGCTAATGCGGTTGGTGGAAAGACGGCAAGGGCATGCGATAGCTGCGTGAAGAAGCGAGCGCGTTGGTATTGTGCAGCTGATGATGCTTTCCTTTGCCATTCTTGTGACAGTTCGGTCCACTCAGCGAACCCTCTTGCCTGTAGGCACGAGAGAGTTCGCTTGAAAACGGCTAGTGCCGGGAAGCATCGTCACGCCTCCTCCTCACCACCTCATCCAGCCACGTGGCATCAGGGATTTACACGTAAAGCTCGGACACCACGTGGAGGAAAGAAAAGCCACACGATGGTTTTTCATGATCTTGTGCCGGAGATGAGCTCGGAGGACCAGAGATATGAAGTGGAAGAGCAGCTCATCTTTGAAGTACCGGTGCTGAATCCAATGGGTAATGAACAATGcttaaaagaaacaaagattGTGTTCCCAATGATGCCCGTATGTTTCAAGAGCAACGAGGAAGAAGACGACAACACTGAGAGTTGTCTTAATGGGTTATTCCCGACCGAAATGGAACTGGCTCAGTTCTCAGCTGATGTGGAGACTCTCCTCGGTGGAGGGACAGATCGAGAATTCCATGCCATGGAAGAGATAGGGTTTGGTGAGATGCTAAAGATTGAAAAAGAAGAGGtgaaggaagaggaagaagtcgCAACAAGAGAAGTGTGTGATCTAGATGACGCTAATGAGACTTCTCCATTTGAAATAAGCTTCGATTACGAGTCCTCACACAAGACGGCATtcgaagaagatgatgagaaAGAAGACGTTATGAAGAATCTAGTGGACGTGGGAGTGAATGAGGTGACTGGTAGgattaaagaagagaagaaggagaaggttCTTATGCTTAGATTGGACTACGAAACCGTGATTTCCACTTGGGGTAGCCAAGGAACCCCATGGACCGCCCTCAAGCCGTCTGAAATAGACCTGGACATGCTTTGTTGCCAAACCAATTCCATGGTACGTGTACTTGCCCTATCTTCTGatcaatataatatttatacaaCCGGATCTTTAATGGTCGAAACGTATAAAAAGGATTTTATTACAATTTTAGGGATAAGTCTCAAACTAT ttttttgttactggaCCGCACCACCGCCTGTTATTATTACATAA
- the LOC103830969 gene encoding zinc finger protein CONSTANS-LIKE 6 isoform X2: protein MMKSLANAVGGKTARACDSCVKKRARWYCAADDAFLCHSCDSSVHSANPLACRHERVRLKTASAGKHRHASSSPPHPATWHQGFTRKARTPRGGKKSHTMVFHDLVPEMSSEDQRYEVEEQLIFEVPVLNPMGNEQCLKETKIVFPMMPVCFKSNEEEDDNTESCLNGLFPTEMELAQFSADVETLLGGGTDREFHAMEEIGFGEMLKIEKEEVKEEEEVATREVCDLDDANETSPFEISFDYESSHKTAFEEDDEKEDVMKNLVDVGVNEVTGRIKEEKKEKVLMLRLDYETVISTWGSQGTPWTALKPSEIDLDMLCCQTNSMCESGGEAHHHNHFPGLGLHMREAGDGGREARVSRYREKRRTRLFSKKIRYEVRKLNAEKRPRMKGRFVKRSSIVAAH, encoded by the exons ATGATGAAAAGTTTGGCTAATGCGGTTGGTGGAAAGACGGCAAGGGCATGCGATAGCTGCGTGAAGAAGCGAGCGCGTTGGTATTGTGCAGCTGATGATGCTTTCCTTTGCCATTCTTGTGACAGTTCGGTCCACTCAGCGAACCCTCTTGCCTGTAGGCACGAGAGAGTTCGCTTGAAAACGGCTAGTGCCGGGAAGCATCGTCACGCCTCCTCCTCACCACCTCATCCAGCCACGTGGCATCAGGGATTTACACGTAAAGCTCGGACACCACGTGGAGGAAAGAAAAGCCACACGATGGTTTTTCATGATCTTGTGCCGGAGATGAGCTCGGAGGACCAGAGATATGAAGTGGAAGAGCAGCTCATCTTTGAAGTACCGGTGCTGAATCCAATGGGTAATGAACAATGcttaaaagaaacaaagattGTGTTCCCAATGATGCCCGTATGTTTCAAGAGCAACGAGGAAGAAGACGACAACACTGAGAGTTGTCTTAATGGGTTATTCCCGACCGAAATGGAACTGGCTCAGTTCTCAGCTGATGTGGAGACTCTCCTCGGTGGAGGGACAGATCGAGAATTCCATGCCATGGAAGAGATAGGGTTTGGTGAGATGCTAAAGATTGAAAAAGAAGAGGtgaaggaagaggaagaagtcgCAACAAGAGAAGTGTGTGATCTAGATGACGCTAATGAGACTTCTCCATTTGAAATAAGCTTCGATTACGAGTCCTCACACAAGACGGCATtcgaagaagatgatgagaaAGAAGACGTTATGAAGAATCTAGTGGACGTGGGAGTGAATGAGGTGACTGGTAGgattaaagaagagaagaaggagaaggttCTTATGCTTAGATTGGACTACGAAACCGTGATTTCCACTTGGGGTAGCCAAGGAACCCCATGGACCGCCCTCAAGCCGTCTGAAATAGACCTGGACATGCTTTGTTGCCAAACCAATTCCATG TGTGAAAGTGGAGGAGAAGCTCATCATCACAACCACTTCCCCGGCCTAGGGTTACACATGAGAGAAGCTGGGGATGGAGGAAGAGAAGCTAGGGTTTCAAGATACCGAGAGAAAAGGAGGACAAGGTTGTTCTCCAAAAAGATAAGGTACGAGGTACGTAAATTGAATGCTGAGAAAAGGCCTCGAATGAAAGGAAGGTTCGTGAAGAGATCTTCAATTGTTGCTGCtcac TAG